In a single window of the Acidobacteriota bacterium genome:
- a CDS encoding saccharopine dehydrogenase NADP-binding domain-containing protein: MTKTIFIAGSGGIGEAAALLLREWSEFDLTLILGDISEGNLAKAKESVTSGSDKTTAVETVLMPRDGESDEMIAAFDRADVLLDCSPGGQAPRMARYARDHKIHYANLTEYVAETDEIMELAKDAETGFILQTGLAPGFINVQAMALYREFVAKYNNEKVERVAMKVGALTAHAHEPHFYGFTWSPIGVATEYVKDSRVIRDYKIAERPALTARETIVIGARTYEADITSGGAADLPEFFEGKARDLEYKTLRYPGHYDWVQSIIETLPRGDGMPDALQTMMQQAIPSVEDDLVVLHASVDGFDDKGVRRMLEKAYFVEPLEINGKHLRAIQTTTAAPLCESAMMLLTGNYKGVVLQSQIDPDKFIGGTFVSNIYK, translated from the coding sequence ATGACAAAAACAATTTTCATCGCCGGTTCCGGCGGGATCGGTGAGGCCGCTGCGCTATTGCTGCGTGAGTGGAGCGAGTTTGATCTGACGCTTATTTTGGGCGATATCAGCGAAGGGAATTTGGCGAAGGCGAAAGAATCCGTCACCTCGGGTTCGGATAAGACGACGGCTGTCGAGACGGTTTTGATGCCGCGAGACGGCGAGTCGGACGAGATGATCGCGGCTTTCGATCGTGCTGACGTCCTGCTCGATTGTTCGCCGGGCGGGCAGGCGCCGCGGATGGCTCGGTATGCTCGCGATCATAAAATTCATTACGCGAACCTGACCGAATACGTCGCCGAAACCGACGAGATAATGGAGCTCGCGAAAGACGCCGAGACCGGATTCATCCTGCAAACGGGCTTGGCTCCGGGCTTTATCAACGTTCAGGCGATGGCGTTATATCGCGAGTTTGTTGCGAAATACAACAACGAAAAGGTCGAGCGCGTCGCGATGAAGGTCGGTGCGTTGACCGCACATGCACATGAGCCGCACTTTTACGGATTCACATGGTCGCCGATCGGCGTGGCGACGGAATATGTGAAAGACAGCCGCGTGATCCGCGATTACAAGATCGCCGAGCGCCCCGCGTTGACCGCTCGCGAGACGATCGTCATCGGTGCGCGGACCTATGAAGCGGACATTACGTCGGGCGGAGCTGCCGACCTGCCGGAATTCTTTGAGGGCAAGGCTCGCGACCTTGAATACAAGACGCTGCGTTATCCCGGCCATTATGATTGGGTGCAATCGATCATCGAGACACTGCCGCGTGGCGACGGAATGCCCGACGCTCTGCAGACGATGATGCAGCAGGCGATACCTTCGGTCGAGGACGACCTGGTCGTGCTCCATGCATCGGTTGACGGATTTGACGATAAAGGCGTCCGGCGAATGCTCGAAAAGGCTTATTTCGTCGAACCTCTCGAGATCAACGGCAAGCACCTGCGAGCGATCCAAACAACGACCGCCGCACCGCTGTGCGAATCGGCGATGATGCTGCTGACCGGAAATTACAAGGGCGTCGTTCTGCAGAGCCAGATCGATCCGGACAAATTCATCGGCGGGACATTTGTTTCGAACATATACAAATAG
- a CDS encoding DUF433 domain-containing protein gives MSYKDIITIEPNKRGGKPCIRGMRITVYDVLEYLASGMTEAEILEDFPYLTHEDISACLAFAADREKSLLFA, from the coding sequence ATGAGCTATAAGGACATCATCACGATCGAACCCAATAAACGTGGGGGAAAGCCGTGTATTCGTGGAATGCGAATAACCGTCTATGACGTTTTGGAATACCTTGCATCAGGTATGACCGAAGCCGAGATCCTCGAAGATTTTCCGTATCTGACTCACGAAGATATATCTGCGTGTTTGGCGTTTGCAGCGGACCGCGAGAAGAGCCTTCTCTTTGCCTAG
- a CDS encoding addiction module protein, which produces MNTEVVLPLDKMTVAEKMDVVDRIMDDLSRNSADVPVIGWHGDVLAKRAADIAVGRDKFISLADAEQRIREKTGRQ; this is translated from the coding sequence ATGAACACGGAAGTTGTATTGCCTCTCGACAAAATGACCGTCGCTGAAAAGATGGACGTCGTCGATCGCATAATGGACGATCTGTCGCGAAACAGCGCCGACGTCCCGGTGATCGGCTGGCACGGCGATGTTCTGGCTAAACGTGCCGCAGACATTGCGGTGGGACGCGACAAGTTCATAAGCCTCGCCGACGCTGAACAAAGAATTCGTGAAAAGACCGGCAGACAATGA
- a CDS encoding carboxypeptidase regulatory-like domain-containing protein, with protein sequence MSRSVLAVLTAIIFLAGINVYSASASADLWREVSAESLVRGPARNAPRPKEFRTFALDVNAMRSALSQAPQEFANDGEEMIITLPMPDGSLQRFRVYHSLIVEPGLLKKFPELGETYTGQGIDDPTATVRFDYLPKGFHAMVISTEGTKMIDPYADGDDRHYIVYDKSEFPRLNSFFCEVGTNRDKLNFDIDIDHSAYLPTFSPEVISGTQLRQYRLALAGTWEYCNVAGSNTVAGCLAAQVTIMNRVNQIYERDVAIRMNIIANNDLIVFAGNNTGCPVGTGGANCTSGNDPYTNNDGFAMLSQNQSAVNTVIGTANYDIGHVFSTGGGGVATLNSPCGGSKAQGVTGLPSPFGDPFAIDYVAHEMGHQWGSNHTFNANTGGCGGNRSNTNSFEPGSGITIMGYAGLCDAQDLAFNSIASFHVRSVEVIVAFSQVGNGNTCAQTSATGNTPPTVTVPAGTTFNIPKQSPFTLTASATDVNGDTLTYDWQQYNAGGSAGAASTTPNSDADGIPRPLFRNYLPTTNPTRHFPSLGFIRNNANVPPTFTSGVLTGELMSAITRTMTFQVLVRDNRAGGGGVNTATVSVNVDGNSGPFAVTAPNTNVTFDGNSTQTVTWNVAGSNAAPVNAANVRILFSNDAGLTFPTVLVNSTPNDGSESITIPNVATSQGRIKVEAVDNIFWDMSNVNFTVNQVAANASISGQVFTAGGASLRNAVVTLSNGGGVVRRVTTSTFGFYLMEDVPTGPYTISVASRLFRFTPQNLNVSGNISGLNFTGQE encoded by the coding sequence ATGTCTAGATCAGTTCTCGCCGTATTGACGGCCATCATTTTTCTTGCGGGTATAAACGTCTATTCAGCATCGGCATCTGCCGATCTGTGGCGTGAGGTCAGTGCCGAATCGCTCGTCCGCGGCCCGGCCCGCAACGCTCCGCGGCCCAAGGAATTCCGGACGTTCGCACTCGACGTTAATGCGATGCGGTCCGCTCTATCACAGGCTCCGCAGGAGTTTGCGAATGACGGCGAAGAAATGATCATCACTCTGCCGATGCCGGACGGTTCGCTGCAGCGTTTTCGTGTTTATCATTCACTGATCGTAGAGCCCGGACTGCTGAAGAAATTCCCCGAGCTTGGCGAGACTTACACGGGACAAGGCATCGACGATCCAACCGCAACCGTACGCTTTGACTATCTGCCAAAGGGCTTTCACGCCATGGTCATTTCGACCGAAGGCACGAAAATGATCGATCCATACGCTGATGGTGACGACCGGCACTACATCGTTTACGACAAGAGCGAGTTTCCGCGCCTTAACTCCTTCTTTTGCGAGGTCGGGACCAACCGCGACAAACTGAATTTCGACATCGATATCGACCATTCAGCGTATCTGCCGACATTCTCGCCGGAGGTCATCTCCGGAACTCAGCTGCGTCAATATCGGCTGGCGCTCGCAGGAACTTGGGAATACTGCAACGTCGCCGGCAGCAACACTGTTGCGGGCTGCCTTGCGGCTCAGGTGACGATCATGAACCGCGTCAACCAGATCTATGAGCGCGATGTCGCTATCCGTATGAACATCATCGCCAACAACGATCTGATCGTTTTTGCGGGCAACAATACCGGCTGCCCTGTCGGAACCGGCGGCGCGAACTGCACGTCGGGCAACGACCCCTACACGAATAATGACGGATTTGCGATGCTGAGCCAGAACCAGAGCGCCGTCAACACTGTGATCGGAACTGCAAATTACGACATAGGTCACGTATTCTCGACGGGCGGCGGCGGAGTCGCTACGCTGAACAGCCCCTGCGGCGGCAGTAAGGCACAGGGCGTTACCGGCTTGCCGAGTCCTTTCGGTGACCCGTTCGCCATCGACTATGTCGCTCATGAAATGGGCCACCAATGGGGATCGAACCACACGTTCAATGCAAATACCGGCGGTTGCGGCGGCAATCGATCGAATACGAACTCTTTCGAGCCCGGCAGCGGCATTACGATAATGGGCTATGCGGGGCTTTGCGACGCTCAGGATCTAGCGTTCAACAGCATTGCGTCGTTCCACGTCCGCAGTGTTGAGGTCATCGTCGCATTTAGCCAAGTTGGCAACGGCAACACCTGCGCTCAGACTTCGGCTACGGGCAACACGCCGCCGACGGTCACGGTGCCGGCAGGAACAACATTCAATATTCCAAAACAGTCGCCTTTCACGCTTACAGCGAGCGCGACGGATGTGAATGGCGACACGCTGACCTACGATTGGCAGCAGTACAATGCCGGCGGATCTGCAGGCGCGGCGTCCACGACGCCAAATTCCGACGCCGACGGTATCCCGCGGCCTCTTTTCCGCAATTATCTGCCGACCACAAATCCTACGCGGCACTTCCCGTCGCTTGGTTTTATCAGAAATAACGCCAACGTTCCGCCGACGTTCACTAGCGGTGTGCTGACCGGCGAGCTCATGTCCGCGATCACGCGAACCATGACCTTTCAGGTGCTGGTTCGTGACAATCGCGCGGGCGGCGGCGGTGTAAATACCGCCACGGTATCGGTAAATGTTGACGGCAACAGCGGTCCTTTTGCGGTCACGGCACCGAATACGAACGTGACATTCGACGGCAATTCGACTCAGACCGTGACATGGAACGTAGCAGGCTCGAATGCAGCCCCTGTCAATGCCGCGAACGTGCGAATACTGTTCTCGAACGACGCTGGGCTGACATTCCCGACCGTGCTGGTCAACAGCACGCCTAACGACGGCAGTGAATCGATTACCATCCCGAATGTTGCAACCTCGCAGGGCCGCATCAAGGTGGAAGCTGTCGACAATATCTTTTGGGATATGTCGAATGTGAACTTTACAGTTAACCAGGTCGCGGCAAACGCTTCGATCTCAGGGCAGGTGTTCACGGCAGGCGGAGCCTCACTTCGCAATGCGGTGGTCACGCTCAGCAACGGCGGCGGCGTGGTTCGCCGCGTGACGACCAGCACGTTCGGCTTTTATCTGATGGAGGACGTTCCGACGGGGCCCTACACTATCTCAGTAGCGTCGCGGCTATTCCGGTTCACGCCGCAAAATCTGAACGTAAGCGGAAATATATCGGGATTGAATTTCACCGGACAAGAATAA
- a CDS encoding DUF5615 family PIN-like protein, which yields MRLLFDHNLSPKLIDILADHFSGSEHVFLLGLDRADDPKIWEYAKENDLIIVTKDADFGDISVLRGFPPKLIWIRRGNCKTTTIATILIENRDAISNLIADERAGMLTLH from the coding sequence ATGCGACTTCTTTTTGACCACAACCTTTCACCAAAGTTGATCGACATATTGGCAGATCATTTTTCGGGTTCTGAACATGTCTTTCTACTCGGATTGGACAGGGCCGACGATCCGAAGATCTGGGAATACGCAAAAGAGAATGACCTTATCATTGTGACCAAAGATGCGGATTTCGGCGATATTTCAGTGCTTCGCGGATTCCCGCCTAAGCTGATCTGGATCCGTCGCGGAAATTGTAAGACTACAACGATCGCAACAATTCTAATTGAAAATCGTGATGCCATTTCAAATCTGATAGCGGACGAGCGTGCCGGAATGCTCACACTGCATTGA